ACCTCCGGCGAGACCCCCACCCTCCTATCCCGCCTCAACGAGCCCGATACCAGCACCCTCCAACCATGCCGAGAAACTTCCGCAAGCGGAGCATCGAGCCGGACGCCGCCGACCACTCCGACGACGAGGATATCCGCCGGTAcccctccctccttccctccAACCTGCTCATCTCTCCTGCTTTGCCAGCCCTTCTCGCTGATGCGTCCCTCCCCCCTGCCTTCGCAGCGTCGCCCTGGAGGAGATCAAGTACATGCAGAAGCTCCGCGAGAGGAAGCTGGGCATCCCAGCTGACTCCGTCTCCGCCTTCACTAACGGGTCCACCACGCGCGGCCGTGGGAGCGGCTGGGCAGCGGCCGCCGGCGAGGCCGGGAAGGAGGACCTCGTCCTCCAGGACACCTTCGCGCAGGAGACCGCCGTCACCATCGAGGACCCCAACATGTACTGTGCTGTGCTTGTATTCGTGATTCCTCTTGTTACCAGTGTGATGCTTCATCTAGACGCAGGAGTTGGCATGACCATGTGTTTGTTGGTTGAACTTGAAGGTTGAGGTATGTGGAGACCGAGCTGGCCAAGAAGAGGGGCAAGATGGCTGATGTGGgcgacaaggaggaggaggaccatgTCGATGAGCTCTACAGTATGCCAGACCATCTCAAGGTTTGTTTGTAGCTTGACACTGCATTCCTTGACCTGAGATTGTTCATGCTGCTGTGGACTGTGATGATGGTACTGTTATCTTTTTCTTACAGGTGAAGAAGAAAAACTTAGAGGAGAGCTCAACACAGTGGACCACTGGCATTGCTGAAGTCCAGCTGCCCATTGAGTGCGTTCTTGCATCAttttgtgttttcttgtttAGAGTAAATCTTAATATGATTGAGTTGAATGTTATTTTATAACTCAGTAGGGAGGTATCTAAAAATTGTGCATACTGTTGTACGTTCCCTCACAGGGGGAGGTTACTACATTGTACATCAGGATGTTGAATGGAGTAGTGTAATCAGGAAGTCAGACTAGATGAGTATACATGAAACTAATGCCTATTTGTGAGATTGGTTATAGATTGTCCAAAGATCCCAAATTTGTTTCTCTCGTTATTTGTTTGACAAAATCTAGAATTTGGCCAGAAATCCATTTCACATTGTGACAATGGTTTCTTGTGTAGATTGTATGCGGAAGAAATTTATCAAATGATCTAGTTGATGACATACGGACATAGATTGATTGATAGATATGAGAACTTGGTTTCAGTGTGGTTACAGATTCATTCACTGTTAATTGACTGAAACTGCTATAATTATGTGTTCAAATTAGGGCTGCTTATTATGAAGAAATGGCATGCATCAATATTGTACTAACAGCATTATGGGCCCAACAACATAACCTAGATGAAGCTTCTTCTCTGTCAATATTCTCAACATTTTTGTGCTTTATGATCCAATCTTATTCTGGTAGTAGAGTTTCTCTTTAAAGATGGATGCACAGTTACATGCAGTTTCATGTTATATCATTGTTTTTATCTTCGCAGGTACAAGTTAAGAAACATTGAAGAAACTGAGGCAGCAAAAAAGATGCTGCAAGAGAAAAGGCTCGTGGGCAAACCAAAATCGGTTGCAAACATTCCATCAAGTTACAGTGCTGATTATTTCCATCGTGGTAGAGAGCATGATGAGAAATTGCGAAGAGGTTTGTTACATGTCCcttttcaagattttttttatgggaAACAGGAGGGGATCCACTGATATGTTTTAatatgtaaaaataataatacaaaTGTAAGgccaagaaataaaaaagagacaAGACTTATACAACTCGACTAGATATAGCAGCCACCATAGGTGAAGAAACTCTACCTTTGAGCCATACTACAGCCTGGATTATGATAATCTCGTTGGGTAGAATTACTTTGAGAAAATTCAGGGCTTGGTTAACTGCTTTTTGTTGAAACTAGGTTGCAAACTGAAATATTAATGCATTTCCAATTACACAACAAATGTGTGACGAGCAATAGTTGTATAACACAGTTCATGTAAacttaatttgatttttcaAGTAAACGACATATTTTTTCACGACTGCTTTCCTACAGCAGCTTAAAAAATAAGTGCATCACAACGAAGGGACCAAACTAACCTAAGtcacaaaataaaaatctcttcCATCTCTATTTATTGGGAGGAATCATTTTGAAATCCATTTGTTCTTTTGAAGCCATATGTTCCATCATGGTAGTTGTAGCCGTAGTgcattagtgccttcatgaatattttctgtgagccAGCCTAAGATTTTGCAGTCACCAGCATTAAAATTTTGAAGCGATATATTACATTTATCATAATCCAATACCCACTGAATTAAACCATACTTAATTGGCAGGACAAAGAGAATATTGATGACACCGactcttatttattttattttatcattatcTTTCTAGCATGCCTCTGGTGTTGATTGTTCCttgtaaaaaaataagaatactCCATGCTTAAGCATGCATTTAGAAATTACTTCATCCACTGTTCCTCCTGATGTCCTCCGACTATGATTAAAAATGGCCTGCTTTTATGTCTATGGTCTGGTTAGTTCGATGTCACCTGTGTTACTAGTGCAACCAGTGCTTTATCCATCAGTTCCTGCTACCTGCTGGTGACAAGTTACAGAGCAAACACTTTCTGCCCTATTGCTAGCTTTA
The nucleotide sequence above comes from Phragmites australis chromosome 4, lpPhrAust1.1, whole genome shotgun sequence. Encoded proteins:
- the LOC133916038 gene encoding protein COP1 SUPPRESSOR 2-like, giving the protein MPRNFRKRSIEPDAADHSDDEDIRRVALEEIKYMQKLRERKLGIPADSVSAFTNGSTTRGRGSGWAAAAGEAGKEDLVLQDTFAQETAVTIEDPNMLRYVETELAKKRGKMADVGDKEEEDHVDELYSMPDHLKVKKKNLEESSTQWTTGIAEVQLPIEYKLRNIEETEAAKKMLQEKRLVGKPKSVANIPSSYSADYFHRGREHDEKLRREHHGLYKDKDSRPIETAGGKETNTKNSDGAAAGRREAASDELMLERFRKREKFRVMRR